The following proteins are encoded in a genomic region of Phaeodactylum tricornutum CCAP 1055/1 chromosome 1, whole genome shotgun sequence:
- a CDS encoding predicted protein has protein sequence MAERRPHPPSLSVAILQILILYHMLQRAAALATSRISSPYTKRGLVRVVAFSVSNPNEEQVQDMLSNVLSRATRTLSSKSYTNFSVNSTCSSEPWRNESRVDDDSVLDMLEAIRVGTANGNSSMVRTDATRSTNSAVSSSFSPSVTSAIRLDSLFTNSISRAKRTFTTKVEFQEASKSNKLVDDTVTTILDKVQQQGRVPSPTPAPDPLPRPTDTDLHYQQNPAISATALAHSLWGYVLRPGLDSAIDATAGNGGDAATIATMLFSNVTQSSTSLMPTSRSELVCVDVQTQACANTRSALEDCVGSDVVEQRVRIIQASHAPLPLPTDTSSIALVVFNLGFLPQSENKARQTQTDTTLAAMADACTVLRIGGLLSVMTYPASNAHEDALARAFMESLALYSSKTENWETFVDELMFPAENDDTATADAEDWNEQLRRSLRYVYEENGPTQTWRVHEHRKIGWKNAPVLLTAIRIK, from the coding sequence ATGGCAGAAAGACGACCGCATCCTCCTTCTCTTTCGGTAGCTATTTTACAAATTCTGATTCTTTATCACATGCTGCAGCGAGCCGCGGCGTTGGCAACGTCGCGAATTTCTTCTCCATACACAAAACGCGGTCTGGTTCGAGTGGTCGCATTTTCGGTTTCCAACCCCAACGAAGAACAGGTGCAGGACATGCTATCCAACGTTCTGTCACGAGCCACACGCACGTTGTCCTCGAAATCCTATACCAATTTCTCTGTAAATAGCACCTGCTCTTCCGAGCCGTGGCGGAATGAATCGCGTGTCGACGATGATTCCGTATTGGATATGCTGGAGGCAATTCGAGTGGGCACCGCGAATGGGAACTCGTCAATGGTTCGCACCGATGCGACAAGGAGCACCAACAGTGCTGTATCCTCTTCTTTCTCTCCGTCGGTAACATCCGCTATTAGATTGGATTCCCTTTTCACGAATTCCATATCGCGAGCCAAACGCACATTCACCACCAAAGTGGAATTCCAGGAAGCATCCAAATCGAACAAATTGGTCGACGATACGGTCACAACCATACTCGACAAGGTACAGCAGCAAGGTCGCGTCCCATCGCCGACACCCGCTCCAGATCCCTTGCCTCGTCCCACGGACACTGATTTGCACTACCAGCAAAATCCCGCCATTTCAGCCACTGCCCTGGCCCATTCCTTGTGGGGTTACGTGCTCCGACCGGGCCTGGATTCGGCCATTGACGCAACGGCAGGAAACGGTGGGGATGCCGCTACAATTGCCACGATGCTCTTTTCAAACGTGACCCAAAGCTCGACGTCATTAATGCCAACCTCGCGATCCGAACTCGTTTGTGTCGATGTGCAGACCCAAGCGTGTGCGAATACGCGCAGCGCGTTGGAAGACTGCGTCGGCTCGGACGTAGTGGAGCAACGCGTTCGGATAATCCAAGCATCTCACGCACCATTGCCACTACCCACTGATACCTCCTCAATCGCCCTGGTAGTCTTTAATCTCGGGTTCTTACCCCAATCGGAAAATAAAGCCCGTCAAACCCAGACCGACACAACCTTGGCTGCCATGGCCGACGCCTGTACGGTCTTACGCATTGGCGGCCTGCTATCCGTCATGACCTACCCAGCGTCCAACGCTCACGAAGATGCGCTGGCCCGGGCCTTTATGGAATCTTTGGCGCTATACAGCTCCAAAACAGAAAATTGGGAAACCTTTGTGGACGAATTGATGTTTCCAGCCGAGAATGATGACACTGCAACAGCCGACGCCGAAGATTGGAACGAACAGCTCCGACGGTCACTACGGTATGTTTACGAAGAAAATGGACCCACACAGACCTGGCGGGTTCACGAACACCGGAAAATTGGATGGAAGAACGCGCCCGTCTTGCTCACCGCAATCCGAATCAAGTAG
- a CDS encoding predicted protein — translation MSSSASARSIQRLFEFLKLQGRVEKSPGFSSALGLTYERISKLPSDSLSFQDQTLKVRLPLASEMLLPKQDSVALSTFTTMIDDVTTWALVLEDSKRSRPGVSVTLQNKWGTSVALRKVAVGDEVEIAATVNKIGRSMGFVQASVHDVATGELVCHGSHVKFLSSMGMVADFLLSSRGWPLAKLYADYMEGPSPEAIPTTHSLFEAVKYTSETSATIQVTPGHRSLGGPIHGGAQAVLMELLAREFAQNEWNSSLVSVDTIHVEYMSPPSRHTKLDLLVTSRTTPNVMELEVRLLGDGNSLKTKGYLTVSNSASDSVAQSNIR, via the coding sequence ATGTCATCTTCCGCATCCGCACGAAGTATTCAAAGACTCTTCGAGTTTCTCAAACTACAGGGTCGAGTGGAAAAATCTCCTGGGTTTTCTTCCGCTCTCGGCTTGACGTATGAACGCATATCGAAACTACCGTCAGATTCATTGTCTTTTCAAGATCAAACGCTCAAAGTTCGACTACCACTTGCCAGTGAAATGCTGTTGCCGAAGCAGGATTCCGTCGCCCTGTCGACATTTACCACGATGATTGATGATGTAACAACTTGGGCTTTGGTGCTGGAAGATTCTAAACGATCACGTCCGGGTGTCAGTGTGACACTACAGAATAAATGGGGAACCTCCGTGGCATTACGCAAGGTGGCAGTGGGCGACGAAGTTGAAATCGCCGCCACGGTGAACAAGATTGGACGGAGCATGGGGTTTGTTCAAGCGTCGGTACATGACGTGGCAACCGGCGAACTTGTGTGTCACGGATCGCACGTCAAGTTCTTGTCGAGTATGGGTATGGTTGCTGACTTTTTACTTTCCTCCCGAGGCTGGCCGTTGGCCAAACTGTACGCTGACTATATGGAAGGACCTTCGCCCGAGGCGATTCCAACCACGCACAGCCTGTTTGAAGCTGTGAAATATACATCAGAGACGAGTGCGACGATCCAGGTAACGCCAGGCCATCGAAGCTTAGGGGGGCCTATACACGGAGGGGCCCAGGCCGTTCTTATGGAGTTATTGGCAAGAGAGTTTGCACAAAATGAATGGAACTCTTCTCTCGTATCCGTGGATACTATTCATGTCGAGTACATGTCACCTCCAAGTCGTCACACGAAACTAGATCTGCTAGTCACATCCAGGACGACGCCCAACGTCATGGAATTAGAGGTGCGCTTACTCGGGGACGGGAATAGTTTAAAGACAAAAGGATATCTGACTGTTTCAAACAGTGCCAGCGACAGTGTAGCGCAATCTAACATACGTTAA
- a CDS encoding predicted protein: MVVVIGLNGWKFAPLDVNPLFGPSAQALLDAGARQTALIVDDGQWFRIFTPIFLHAGLVHYGINMLAFWFIGGAIEETHGIINTIVLFFIPGIGGNILGAIFLPQYVSVGASGGIFGLIGGCLADIFLNWNILFIKEYEDDTLTWRKNAVAIAWLVLDIVINVVLGLTPYIDNFTHLGGLVYGLLCGFSMIEPLAVGFFGVHTSPLGKLRKIIVRFMGLILSVFLIVITTIVLATSDVGENPCQGCRYISCVPFPWWKNTD; encoded by the coding sequence ATGGTAGTAGTAATTGGGTTGAACGGATGGAAGTTTGCTCCGTTGGACGTCAACCCGTTGTTCGGACCCTCCGCCCAAGCGCTCCTCGATGCGGGTGCACGTCAGACAGCATTGATTGTCGATGACGGTCAGTGGTTCCGCATTTTCACACCGATTTTTCTGCACGCTGGATTGGTGCACTATGGGATCAACATGCTTGCGTTTTGGTTTATTGGAGGTGCCATTGAAGAAACGCACGGCATTATCAACACAATTGTACTCTTCTTCATTCCCGGTATCGGAGGAAACATTTTGGGGGCCATCTTTCTGCCACAATATGTTAGCGTCGGTGCGTCTGGTGGTATTTTTGGGCTCATTGGAGGTTGCTTGGCGGATATTTTTCTGAATTGGAATATTCTGTTCATCAAGGAGTACGAGGATGATACGTTAACTTGGCGCAAGAACGCTGTCGCTATCGCCTGGCTGGTTTTGGATATTGTCATCAATGTGGTGCTGGGTCTGACTCCGTACATTGACAACTTTACCCACCTTGGCGGGCTTGTATACGGTCTGTTGTGTGGTTTTTCGATGATTGAACCGTTGGCCGTTGGCTTTTTCGGCGTCCACACGAGTCCGCTCGGGAAGTTGCGCAAAATAATTGTTCGATTCATGGGTTTGATTCTGAGCGTCTTTTTGATCGTGATTACAACAATTGTCTTGGCAACTAGCGACGTTGGCGAAAATCCCTGTCAAGGCTGTCGGTATATTTCGTGCGTACCGTTTCCCTGGTGGAAAAACACCGAC
- a CDS encoding predicted protein, translating to MAANSLTPWTDLILSNSENFSCQRQFPRSAPDHENVDNEQSTEPWPNPATDHIAEGHGDDKVNSQPFHEDSMSRDLMAEPITTGAGFKKAFWKSSRFNTSSNSVSDQNKGVANTDSLEEKTQDSFPQNDFDASFSDLADTHDYIYPLEDSLAEQPNTGFAFRAEKSKQKLVDGEEHGWTIAGAQSSSATTRSAAEWVESTSHTSDFESHILTEEVHQAQQKRTNRTWFTHAIALVFTTMMLVELGLSGWRFAPLNINPLIGPSSEQLIDLGARQTSLILEEGQWFRIVTPIFLHAGIVHYLTNMLAFWFIGGAIEEAHGIATAIVLFFIPGVGGNILGATFLPQYISVGASGGTFGMIGGYFADIVLNWNILCSRDHDEDVLNWRKNIAAIARLAIGIIALLVLGVTPFIDNFTHLGALCYGLLCGLFAIEPVPLEGSIVRLPSRKMSDLLFRQIGAIVSVFLLVITSVVLNSMNVDDSPCHGCQYLSCVPFPWWTEADERWWSCDDCPFVTAKVHNTNGDLFYDRMDLVCPNDVVEQIDITGKNLTSGDEISKLLPSYCRARCEDKFQY from the coding sequence ATGGCAGCCAACTCCTTGACTCCTTGGACTGATCTCATTTTGTCCAATTCAGAGAACTTTTCATGCCAACGTCAGTTTCCACGAAGCGCCCCTGACCACGAAAATGTTGACAATGAGCAATCTACGGAGCCTTGGCCAAATCCAGCAACGGATCATATCGCCGAGGGACATGGCGACGATAAGGTGAATTCGCAACCCTTTCATGAGGACTCAATGTCGAGAGACTTGATGGCGGAGCCAATCACTACCGGCGCAGGGTTCAAGAAAGCCTTTTGGAAGTCATCTCGCTTCAATACCTCGTCAAACAGCGTTTCCGATCAAAATAAAGGCGTTGCCAACACCGATTCCCTTGAAGAAAAGACTCAAGATTCTTTTCCGCAAAACGATTTTGACGCCTCCTTCTCTGATCTGGCTGACACACATGACTACATTTACCCTTTGGAGGATTCATTGGCTGAACAGCCAAACACCGGTTTCGCTTTTCGTGCGGAAAAATCAAAACAGAAACTCGTCGATGGAGAAGAGCATGGCTGGACTATTGCTGGTGCACAGAGTTCCTCGGCAACTACTCGGTCCGCCGCAGAGTGGGTCGAAAGTACTTCACACACTAGCGACTTTGAATCTCATATACTCACTGAAGAAGTGCATCAAGCCCAACAAAAAAGAACGAATCGTACTTGGTTCACTCACGCAATTGCACTTGTCTTTACGACTATGATGCTGGTTGAGTTGGGATTGAGCGGCTGGAGGTTTGCTCCGTTAAACATCAACCCACTGATTGGACCATCGTCCGAGCAGCTCATAGATCTTGGTGCACGTCAAACGTCGTTGATTTTGGAGGAGGGGCAGTGGTTCCGTATTGTTACACCTATTTTTCTGCACGCTGGAATAGTGCACTACCTAACCAACATGCTGGCATTCTGGTTTATTGGTGGTGCCATCGAGGAAGCGCACGGAATTGCTACCGCCAtagtgctgttcttcattCCGGGCGTTGGCGGGAACATTTTGGGGGCCACGTTTTTGCCTCAGTACATTAGTGTGGGAGCTTCCGGTGGAACATTCGGAATGATTGGGGGCTACTTTGCGGACATCGTGTTGAACTGGAATATTTTGTGCTCTAGGGACCATGACGAAGACGTATTGAACTGGCGCAAAAACATTGCCGCAATAGCCCGTTTGGCTATCGGAATCATTGCTCTCTTGGTGCTGGGTGTTACCCCGTTTATTGACAATTTTACCCATTTGGGTGCACTGTGCTACGGTCTACTGTGTGGCTTGTTTGCCATCGAGCCAGTTCCCTTGGAGGGATCCATTGTTAGACTTCCATCTCGAAAAATGAGCGACTTGCTATTTCGCCAGATTGGTGCTATAGTGAGCGTCTTTTTGCTGGTGATTACGTCGGTAGTCTTGAATTCTATGAATGTTGACGACAGTCCTTGTCATGGCTGTCAATACCTTTCGTGTGTACCATTTCCGTGGTGGACGGAGGCAGACGAGCGTTGGTGGAGCTGCGACGACTGTCCCTTCGTCACAGCGAAAGTACACAATACCAACGGGGACTTATTCTACGATCGTATGGATTTGGTATGTCCCAACGATGTGGTTGAACAAATTGATATTACGGGGAAGAATCTAACCAGCGGAGACGAGATCAGCAAGCTATTGCCTTCCTACTGCCGGGCTCGTTGTGAAGACAAGTTCCAGTATTGA
- a CDS encoding predicted protein translates to MDDRTLDCEVDLQLERTAAHIRRTSVAEPRAAIAGSDRFQDDLATCSDEESLRRKLVSVRRRRLQCHRLLEQAEAQQNALDEQLLAVIRQRDEAVLDYRSVRIAIATQQRQLQISRQWNVTNDTFHIWHSGPFVTINGLRLGAEAPSMEVGSSADTDRQPNGPIEQPRRYLGFGAQPAPSTVNPSSNSNEVRNQEGKNTIRIHWTEINSALGQVCLLLSTLEQKQCCGIRYRHEIVAQGSTSKIGIRSINNQHTAYYNLYSDDSFQLFGKRNFNTALQALVQCVVDAADAVQARDPTITLPHALEKTNTRSGDYVVGGLSVAYGTDGVEWTRAMKYLLTDIKQLMMFKPFALRHARS, encoded by the coding sequence ATGGACGACCGTacgcttgactgtgaagtcgatttacagttagaaagGACTGCAGCACACATTCGGCGTACTAGTGTTGCCGAACCGCGAGCCGCAATTGCTGGCAGCGATAGGTTTCAGGACGACCTTGCTACCTGTTCAGATGAGGAAAGCCTGCGTCGCAAGCTCGTTTCCGTTCGTAGGCGCCGTCTCCAGTGTCATCGACTTCTAGAGCAAGCCGAAGCTcagcaaaatgcgctcgATGAGCAGCTCTTGGCGGTGATTCGTCAACGAGACGAGGCCGTATTGGATTACCGAAGCGTGCGCATTGCTATTGCAACGCAGCAGAGGCAGCTCCAGATTTCCCGCCAATGGAATGTTACCAACGACACATTTCATATATGGCACAGTGGTCCCTTTGTCACTATAAATGGACTGAGGTTAGGAGCAGAAGCGCCCTCAATGGAAGTCGGGTCCAGTGCAGATACCGATCGACAACCTAACGGCCCAATTGAGCAACCCCGTAGGTATCTGGGGTTCGGTGCGCAACCAGCTCCGTCGACTGTGAATCCAAGTTCGAATTCCAACGAAGTAAGGAACCAAGAGGGCAAGAACACAATTCGAATTCATTGGACGGAGATTAATTCTGCTCTGGGACAAGTGTGTCTTTTACTATCTACATTGGAACAAAAACAGTGTTGCGGGATCCGCTACCGCCACGAGATTGTTGCACAAGGTAGTACCAGTAAGATCGGAATCCGCTCCATCAACAATCAGCATACGGCGTACTACAATTTATACTCGGACGACAGCTTTCAACTGTTTGGAAAGCGTAATTTCAATACGGCTTTGCAAGCTCTGGTACAGTGTGTTGTCGATGCTGCTGATGCTGTTCAAGCCCGCGATCCAACCATCACGCTACCGCACGCTCTGGAAAAGACGAATACACGCAGCGGCGATTATGTTGTTGGCGGTCTTTCCGTCGCTTATGGAACCGATGGTGTGGAATGGACCCGTGCCATGAAGTATTTGTTGACCGATATCAAGCAACTAATGATGTTTAAACCGTTTGCTTTACGCCACGCACGGTCGTGA